DNA sequence from the Candidatus Fluviicola riflensis genome:
CCATTGCACAATTGCTCCCAGGTGCGGACAAACCGCAGTACAGGTGTGCAATTGGTCGTTCTCATCCCGGTAAACGGCTATTTTCTTTAAACCTTCGCGCAATACGGCTCCTTCTCCCCGCTTAAGTTCTTCCATCGTTTTCTGATCGCCGGGCATGAGCCATTCTGCGTACTGGCGCACCATATTTCCGACTTCTTTGAGGTAATCGCCCGGAGCATGAAGCATAACGCTTCGTGAAGGATCGAAAGCTGCTGTCCACTTATTTTCCTTTCCGTGAATCAAATCAGTAATCAATTGCGCACCAATGGCAGCATTCGTGATCCCGTTGCCCGAATCGCCGGTGATAATGAAGGTTGTTTCACTTCCCGGGTTTTTACCGATAAAACCACAACCGTCTACGGTATTGATTACCTGTCCTGACCATTTGGCCGCAATACCTATGATCAAAGGAAAGTGAGCTCTCGCCCAGGTTTCTAGTCGCTTATAACGGATTTCGGCAGGAATTTCTTCACGATCTTCCTGTCCGGTGCGGTAATCTTCTCCGCCGACAATTAAATAATCGTGTTGCTCAGTGCCTTCTTCGATGCGTACATAATGATATGGTTTTTGCACCCAGGGTACATCCTTGTCGCCTGTGTCCCACCAAAGTGCGTGGTCAATGCTTCCTTTCGGAATTTTTGCAGCGATGGCGTACGTTCTATAGGGCCATTGCTTGGTATGTGTGATCAAAGGGCCGGCAACAGGTGTATTGGTTGCAATTACAAGCTGTTTTGCCGTCACTTTAAATCCATTTACGATGGCGCTGTTTTCCGTAAATTCTTTTGCTTTTGACCGGATAAAAATATTCCCACCTTTACGGGCAACCGCGTTTGCCAGCCCATTCAGGAACAGCAATACATGGAATTGTGCCTGATGTGGAACACGAAGACAACGCTGCTTACGGTCTTTTAAAAAACCGGGAACTGTTTCAAGAAGATCCGTTTTCAATCCGATCCTATTGGTTACTTCGTATTCCTTATCCAGGATCGATTCATCATCTGTCGGATGCGCAAAAAGGTAACCATCAACCCGTTTGAAATGACATTCGATCTTTTCGCGTTTCACCAGGTTTTCGATCCAATCGATTGCCGTTTTATGCGCATCACCAATCAATCGAGTCTGCTCTTCTCCCATGCGCGATACAAGTTCAGCATATTGTGTATCAAGCGAATAAGTCAGATGCGCTGAAGTTCGCCCGGTTTCACCACTTCCAATTTCACCGTCTTCAACAAGCACTACGCTTTTGCCTGAATCAAGCAACTGATACGCAGTCATTAATCCCGCCACACCGCCACCAACGACCAGCACATCGGTTTCCAGATCCCTGTATAATGGTTTAAATGCATTTTCAACAGGCTTCAGCATCCAGATCGGTGTATTGTTTCCTGAAGTTTGCTGATCATCAAAAAATAGTTTCTCTCGCTTCATATCCCTCCTGTTTACTATTATAGAGGAAGTTAAGGAAAATCGAAACCGGGATAAAATGAATTAAGATAATTTAAGAAGCTGCGCATTTCAGTGTTAAAATGAACTGAAAAGCCTGTTAAGAATCCTTAATATGCACACATCCGTTTTTTTGATTCACCGAAATAACAGTATATTTCCCCTATGCACGGATACACAGCATAAGCATGTGTCACTGTATAATACAATAACTAATTCAATAGGTATGTGTTTTTCGGCGAGTGCAAGTTTTATAGCGGGAGCAGCTTTAACAGTTGTAGGAGTGGCTTCCATGAGCCAGGTTCGTAAACCCGCTCATATGATTTTTGCCAGTCTTCCTCTGATATTCGCCATTCAGCAGATCTGTGAAGGATTCGTGTGGTTGTCGTTATCGAATCTCACTTTTTTCTGGGCACATACATACGCGAAATACGCTTTTCTCTTTTTTGCGCAGATCATCTGGCCTTTTTGGATTCCGCTCGCATTCCTGTCTATCGAACGCGTACCCAGGCGGCGGAAGATCATGCGTTATTTTCTATTCGCCGGAATTGCCGTTTCACTCCTGCTCACCGGCCGCCTGATTTTTTCAGCAGCTGTTGCAGAAATCGATGGATGTCACATTGCCTACAAGGTCGGTACAACAAAAGCAATGCAAGTCTTAACCGGGATTTTATATATCTGTTCCATAGTGATTGCACCATTCTTCTCCAGTTGGAGAACCGCCATTGCCCTGGCGACGGTCAACGTAGTCTCCCTGTTAATTACCACTTTGTTCTTTGAGGTTTACCTTGTATCGGTGTGGTGCTTTTTTGCAGCTTTGCAAAGTGTACTGGTCTTTTTTGTGATGCGGGAAATTAGACGGAAATCATTGGAGAATACTTGAATAACGGTTTAAATGAGATGTCACCCCTCTCATTAGCGGTATTACCGTTTGCTCGGATCACGAGCAGTACTCGCAGTTCCTCAAGGGGAGAAGTTGGTCTTACTTCTGAATTTCAAGTCCCTATGTTTCCTTATGTGCCCTACCGTGTCCGCCTTAGGTGGATGTGGTTAAAAATGAGGGTTACTTCTTCGGTTTGGAACCCATATAAAACGTCAATTTACTACCACTTGTAATATCGCTATGGTCAATAAACAACGTTGGCAACGGTTTTCCGTTCAAAAGCACTTTTTGCACATAGACATTTGCAGCTTTTTGGTTAATTACCTCTACCGTAAATGTTTCTCCGTTTTCCAGGGTAATCACAGCGTTGTTAACCAAAGGCGATCCAAGTGCGTATTGGGTTGAACCCGGCGAAACCGGATAAAATCCTAAAGCCGAGAAAATATACCATGCACTCATTTGTCCGCAATCGTCGTTGCCTCCCAAACCATCTGATGTCGGTTTGTACTGCATGTTCATGATTTTCCTCACCTGGAACTGCGTTTTCCACGGTTGATTTGTCCAGTTGTACAGGTAAGCAACGTGATGCGCCGGTTCGTTTCCATGCACATAACCACCAATGATTCCTTCGCGTGTAATATCTTCGGTTTCCGCGAAAAAGGAATCGGGTAATTCCATCGAGAACAGCGAATCCAGGCGTTTTGTAAACCTATTTTCACCACCCATTTTAATAATTAATTCAGCCGGATTGTGTGGTACAAAAAAGCTGTAATTCCAGCTGTTGCCTTCAATGAAGCCTTGACCACTGGTCGACATCGCATCAAAAGTTGGTTTAAAGGTACCGTCAGCCAGTTTCGGTTGCATAAATCCTGATGACGCATTAAAATTATTTTGCCAATTGCCTGATCGTGTGATAAACTCGTCGTACACATCCTGCCGGTTGAGTTTTTTAGCCAATTGCGCGATACACCAATCGTCGTAAGCATATTCCAGGGTATTGGAAACGGAAATCCCGCTGTTTTCCGCCGGAATAAATCCGCGATCCATATACAAACCAATTCCTTCGTAATTTCGATGTTTGGCTGTGGTAATGCAGGCTTCCAGCGCTTCGTTCGGATCGCCATTGTAAACACCTTTCACCACTGCATCCGCAATAACTGAAACGCTGTGATAACCACTCATACACCAATTATCATTCGAATAATGCGACCAGATGGGCAACATGTGCAGCGCGCTTTGATCATAATGTACCATCATCGATTTCACCATATCATTGTTCCGCGAAGGTTGAACGATATTGAAGAATGGGTGCAACGCACGGTACGTGTCCCAAATCGAAAACGTGCTGTAATTGGTGAAACCCTCAGCTACATGATTGTCCTGGTCCAACCCACGGTATTCTCCGCTTACATCCGTATAAACCGTCGGACTGATAAACGTGTGGTACATGGCGGTGTAGAAATTCACCTTCGTATCTTCCGAAGCGTTGATCTTGATTTTGTTTAGTTCGGTATTCCACAGTTGCTGCGCGTCGTTTTTTACACGTTCAAAATCCCAATCCCTGATTTCAGATTGCATGTTTTCCACTGCATTTTCCTGGCTCACAGACGACAGCGCGAATTTCAGCTTGATTTTCTCTCCTTCTTCTGTTTTAAAATCAAAGTACAGGCACAACTTCTTCCCTGCCATTTCCGGAAAATTATCGGTTTGATCAAATTTCCCCCAAAATCCCCTGTACGGTTGTTTGGCGTCGTTCTTTTTCTGTCCGTAATGCATAAACGGTTTTGAAAACGATAGTGCAAAATAAACGGTTCTGGTTCTTGCCCAGCCATTTGTTTGACGGTAACCGGTGATCAGCGTATCGTTCACCACGCGAACATAGGTCCACACATTCTTGTCATCGTAGTTGTAAATCCCCGACATCAGATCAAAAATAATGTGGCTTTCATCCGATTTCGGAAACGTGTACTGATGCATTCCAACGCGTGTGGTGGTGGTCATTTCAGCGAGAATGTTGTGGTCGTCGAGTTTCACTTTGTAATAACCCGCTTCTGCAGTTTCATTGGCATGCGAAAAGGCAGAACGATAACCGCTTTTGGTGTCGGATGCTGTGCCGGGATTCAACTGCAATTTTCCCTGCGTGGGCATGATTAAAAAATCACCGAGGTCAGAATGCCCGGTTCCGCTGAGGTGCGTGTGGCTGAAACCGACGATTGTTTTGTCTTCATATTTATATCCCGCGCAGTATTTATAAACTTCTCCGTTGTATTTCCCGTTCAATTCATACGAAATCGTATCCGTTTCAGGACTCAGCTGCACCGCTCCAAACGGTACAGTTGCTCCCGGATACGTATGCCCCATTTTTTCGGTACCGATAATCGGTTTTACGTATTTCACCAGGTTTTCCTGCGCGTGATAAGTATTCAGCTGAAGCAACAAAATAAAGAATAGCGTTAATCTCATAGTCATAAATCGTTTCGGATCAATCGGTTCAGATCAATTGTACGCATCACAACCATCTTTCCGACGGCGGATTTGGCCCGGATCGTAATCGCGGCCACCGCGTTTGTGTGCACGGCATTTCGGATGGTAGAAAATCGGGATTTTCAGATGCGCATAAATATCACCTCCATACAATTTGCTGTTGCCCATCAAATGAAACAACTTGTCGGTACCAATTGTCAGACAATAAACACGAACCGCGAACCCGATTTGAGGCGTACGGTATTCATACAAACTCAACGGAATGGAAACATCAAAAATGCGCGATTCATAACGAATCCCGACCATCAATGAGTTAGCTCTTCTTACTCCGAATTTATTGCGACTGATCGGTAATGCCTGAACGATGGCTGCATTCGCATACAATCGCGACGCCCACAAGTTGTAATCTCCCTGCACCGAAACGTAAGTCGGCAGATGAATTTTATACGGTTTCTTTACGCGGCCTTCATCAATGTTATCTTCCTGATTTTGAAAAACATCCAGGATATTATCTTCGTCAACATCTACGTCAGCATAGTTGACCCAATCATACCCTTGAAAGCTGTAGCCGGCAAATTGCACATTTTCTTCTTCAAATTTCACCGACCCAATATCCATAATCGAAAAGCCCAGTTTGTATTTGTAAGGTAAATATCGACAGCCCATTTTTTTTGAATTGGGATAATAACTGCTGCAATCCGCCATCATTTTTTGGTACGTAAAGCCGAGGTCAAGCCCCATTCCGCCTTTGGTATAAAGTTGAGGTTCGGGTGTCACCATTCCGTCGGCATTCAGCTCAAAGACACCGAGTAAGGAATCAGAATACACATTAAAATCCATGTTGTACACATTCGCCGCGGCTCCACCCATCGATAAAAATTTCTTGATGGAAATTCCACCCATGAGCATATCCCGATGCTTTTTGTAGAATGTATACGCGTAACTCAATTGGATTTCACCGTAATTCACCGATGAAACATAGACGTTTTTCAACGAATAATCGATGTTGTGCTGCGGTGTGTATTCGGGAACGCCGTTTTCGATGAATTGCGCTGCATAATCGGGAATTCCACGGACGGAAGTATAACTTCTGACATTGAAAAACAATCCCGCAGCGTGATCGCCTTGTGACCAGACAGCTGATAAAACCTGCCCGAACGTGCGGTTATACGCATGATATTTACGCTTATTCTGATGGTATTGAATATCGTCTTCGTCAAGTCCTTCACCTTCGGTACGGATCACACGCACCCAATTGGTCCCGTTGAGCGAAACAAAATTATTATTGGCGTAAGTACCCGCCCCCACAATATGAATATCGAGCCAGGTTTTGGCATCCAGCATCGATGACGGATTCAGGAAAACGCTGTTGGTAGGCGTATAATTACTAAACGCAGCCCCGTATTGCTCTTGAGCAAACAATATCTGCGGTACACAACAAAGCAACAGAATCCATTTCATTTAACCCAAGTTACCCATTTTTATGGCTAAATCAACCAATCTGTTCGAATATCCGGCTTCATTATCGTACCAACCCACAACTTTCACCATATTTCCTACCACCGAAGTGAGGTCACTATCGAAAATACAGGAATTGGAATCCCCAACAATATCAACCGATACAATCGGATCAGCGGTGTAACGCAGGTAATTTTTCAACGGACCGTTTGAGGCATCCAAAAATGCTTTGTTGATCGTTTCGACCGAAACAGGATTGTGAACAATCAGTGTAAGATCCGTGAGTGAACCATCCGGAACCGGAACGCGCATACCGCAGCCACCGATCAAACCATCTAATTCAGGAAAAATACGTGATAATGCTTTGGCAGCACCGGTTGTAGTCGGAACGATAGACATAGCAGCCGCACGTGCTCTGCGCAAGTCTTTATGCGGACTATCGTGCAAACGCTGATCAGTAGTATAACTGTGAATGGTAGTAATGTAAGCGCTTTCAATTTCAGAGATCTCACGCATTACCGCGATCAATGGCGCGGCAGAATTGGTGGTACAGGAAGCATTACTCACTATAATATCCGCTGCGGAAAGACGATCATCGTTCACCCCCATTACGATATTGAGAATGTCTTCGCCTTCTGATGGAGCGCTTAAAATGACTTTCTTCGCGCCGCCAACCAAATGTTGTTCGGCTTTTTCTTTTGTCAGAAATAATCCGGTTGATTCTATGACCATATCTACTCCCAAATCAGCCCATGGAATATCAGCGGGAGATTTGTATTGGGTAAATCGGATTGATCGTTGATTATCGGTGGTGAGTACATCGCCTTCGATGGTAAAGGATTGCTTCAACCGGCCATGAATACTATCGTATTTAAGTAAATGTGACAACGTTCCGATGGGTGCCAGATCGTTTACCACAACCACTTCGATGTCTGAACGCTCCAAACACAAGCGTGTAAAATAACGCCCGATTCTGCCAAATCCGTTTACTCCTACTCTTAATTTTTCTGCCATGATTTCCCTTGTTGGTTGTGCAGCGAAAATTAATCAAAAGAAAGGGATTGCAATCGTTAACGAAATAAAAAAACCGATTTGCCATCTGACAAATCGGTTTCGGTTTCTTTGGTATTTAAAATCAATGATATACCTGTACAAATCCTTGTTTGGTGAGTTCTTCTCCGCTTTCCAATTCGGCTTTGATCATGTAGAAATACGTTCCTTCATCCACCAGATCACCACCTTTGGTTTTTCCGTCCCAACCACCTGCGGGATCAGTGTATTCGTAGATGAGATTTCCCCAGCGATTCAAAATTGTACACTCAAACGTTTTAACGCCTTCGTATTCGATGAAGAAGATATTGTTGCCATTCAGTGAACTCAGCGTGATGATATTCGGAACTGCAATGTCACAAACCTTATTTCCAATCGTTGCCGTATCAGAATGCGTGTAGCATTCATTGGATGTTGTCACAATATAATCACCCGGACTCAACACAGTTATCGAAGGACCTGACTCACCGGTATTCCATGAATAATTCAAAATACTTGGTTGCTGCGAGGCATTGATTGTATGAGAAACACCGACGCACAAAATGGTATCATTCACTTGTGTATACACACTTCCCGGGTAAAAAATTTCCGAACTAATAGCCGTTCCACAGGCATTATCCGTAAACGTGACGGTATAGGTTCCCGGTACAGATGTCCAGATCGAAGGATTGAGTGCAGTGTTGGAAGGATTAAAATGAACACAAGTATCTGATGCTGTCCAAACACCACCCGCGAAAGCCGTTGTTCCCTGTGCGTTGAA
Encoded proteins:
- a CDS encoding (2Fe-2S)-binding protein, with the translated sequence MKREKLFFDDQQTSGNNTPIWMLKPVENAFKPLYRDLETDVLVVGGGVAGLMTAYQLLDSGKSVVLVEDGEIGSGETGRTSAHLTYSLDTQYAELVSRMGEEQTRLIGDAHKTAIDWIENLVKREKIECHFKRVDGYLFAHPTDDESILDKEYEVTNRIGLKTDLLETVPGFLKDRKQRCLRVPHQAQFHVLLFLNGLANAVARKGGNIFIRSKAKEFTENSAIVNGFKVTAKQLVIATNTPVAGPLITHTKQWPYRTYAIAAKIPKGSIDHALWWDTGDKDVPWVQKPYHYVRIEEGTEQHDYLIVGGEDYRTGQEDREEIPAEIRYKRLETWARAHFPLIIGIAAKWSGQVINTVDGCGFIGKNPGSETTFIITGDSGNGITNAAIGAQLITDLIHGKENKWTAAFDPSRSVMLHAPGDYLKEVGNMVRQYAEWLMPGDQKTMEELKRGEGAVLREGLKKIAVYRDENDQLHTCTAVCPHLGAIVQWNADEKTFDCPAHGSRFSALGEVINGPSNGNLGEKDV
- a CDS encoding sugar hydrolase; this encodes MTMRLTLFFILLLQLNTYHAQENLVKYVKPIIGTEKMGHTYPGATVPFGAVQLSPETDTISYELNGKYNGEVYKYCAGYKYEDKTIVGFSHTHLSGTGHSDLGDFLIMPTQGKLQLNPGTASDTKSGYRSAFSHANETAEAGYYKVKLDDHNILAEMTTTTRVGMHQYTFPKSDESHIIFDLMSGIYNYDDKNVWTYVRVVNDTLITGYRQTNGWARTRTVYFALSFSKPFMHYGQKKNDAKQPYRGFWGKFDQTDNFPEMAGKKLCLYFDFKTEEGEKIKLKFALSSVSQENAVENMQSEIRDWDFERVKNDAQQLWNTELNKIKINASEDTKVNFYTAMYHTFISPTVYTDVSGEYRGLDQDNHVAEGFTNYSTFSIWDTYRALHPFFNIVQPSRNNDMVKSMMVHYDQSALHMLPIWSHYSNDNWCMSGYHSVSVIADAVVKGVYNGDPNEALEACITTAKHRNYEGIGLYMDRGFIPAENSGISVSNTLEYAYDDWCIAQLAKKLNRQDVYDEFITRSGNWQNNFNASSGFMQPKLADGTFKPTFDAMSTSGQGFIEGNSWNYSFFVPHNPAELIIKMGGENRFTKRLDSLFSMELPDSFFAETEDITREGIIGGYVHGNEPAHHVAYLYNWTNQPWKTQFQVRKIMNMQYKPTSDGLGGNDDCGQMSAWYIFSALGFYPVSPGSTQYALGSPLVNNAVITLENGETFTVEVINQKAANVYVQKVLLNGKPLPTLFIDHSDITSGSKLTFYMGSKPKK
- the gap gene encoding type I glyceraldehyde-3-phosphate dehydrogenase, which produces MAEKLRVGVNGFGRIGRYFTRLCLERSDIEVVVVNDLAPIGTLSHLLKYDSIHGRLKQSFTIEGDVLTTDNQRSIRFTQYKSPADIPWADLGVDMVIESTGLFLTKEKAEQHLVGGAKKVILSAPSEGEDILNIVMGVNDDRLSAADIIVSNASCTTNSAAPLIAVMREISEIESAYITTIHSYTTDQRLHDSPHKDLRRARAAAMSIVPTTTGAAKALSRIFPELDGLIGGCGMRVPVPDGSLTDLTLIVHNPVSVETINKAFLDASNGPLKNYLRYTADPIVSVDIVGDSNSCIFDSDLTSVVGNMVKVVGWYDNEAGYSNRLVDLAIKMGNLG